One part of the Gossypium raimondii isolate GPD5lz chromosome 1, ASM2569854v1, whole genome shotgun sequence genome encodes these proteins:
- the LOC105775288 gene encoding GATA transcription factor 15: MLDPSEKGSNSKDPNRKPPETISPKITQNQIICNEQIKKTCANCGTSKTPLWRGGPAGPKSLCNACGIKSRKKRRAVLDKKSKNPKNLGDNLKQRLISLGRKVLMQKSTVENQMRKLGEEEQAALLLMALSYGSVYA, from the exons ATGTTGGATCCGAGTGAAAAA GGATCAAATTCTAAAGATCCAAACAGGAAACCCCCAGAAACCATTTCAccaaaaataactcaaaatcaaataatttgcaATGAACAAATCAAGAAAACTTGTGCTAATTGTGGTACTTCTAAAACCCCCCTTTGGAGAGGTGGGCCAGCTGGTCCCAAG tcTTTGTGCAATGCTTGTGGGATCAAAAGCAGGAAAAAAAGAAGGGCAGTTTTAGACAAGAAATCAAAGAACCCTAAAAATTTAGGGGATAATTTAAAGCAAAGATTGATATCTTTGGGAAGAAAAGTTTTGATGCAAAAATCAACCGTTGAGaatcaaatgagaaaattagGAGAAGAAGAACAAGCTGCTCTTCTATTAATGGCTCTTTCTTATGGTTCTGTTTAtgcttag
- the LOC105775279 gene encoding two-component response regulator ARR2 — protein MNPSNGNGSMSTASSSGAWDGRDQFPAGLRVLVVDDDPTCLMIFEKMLKACLYQVTKCNKAETALSVLREHKNEFDIVISDVHMPDMDGFELLKHITSEMDLPVILISADARKQVVMEGVTYGACDYLIKPVRIETLKNIWQHVVRKKARNTV, from the exons ATGAATCCAAGTAATGGAAATGGATCCATGTCGACTGCTAGCTCAAGCGGTGCGTGGGACGGTAGAGATCAATTTCCTGCTGGTTTGCGTGTGCTCGTTGTTGACGATGATCCAACATGTCTTATGATCTTTGAAAAAATGCTAAAAGCCTGCTTATATCAAG TTACGAAATGCAACAAAGCTGAGACTGCATTGTCGGTGCTACGTGAGCACAAAAACGAGTTCGATATCGTTATCAGTGATGTCCATATGCCAGACATGGACGGATTCGAACTTCTCAAGCATATTACTTCGGAGATGGATCTCCCTGTTATCC TGATATCGGCAGATGCTAGAAAGCAAGTTGTTATGGAGGGTGTTACATATGGTGCTTGTGATTACTTAATCAAACCGGTTCGTATCGAGACGCTCAAAAACATATGGCAGCATGTGGTTCGGAAGAAGGCTCGAAATACGGTCTGA
- the LOC105775272 gene encoding two-component response regulator ARR2 → MKNSSGGKGSMSTASSITTWKAGDVVPVPDQFPAGLRVLVVDDDPTCLIILEKMLRNCSYDVTKCNRAETALLKLRENRNGFDIVISDVHMPDMDGFKLLEHIGLEMDLPVIMMSADDGKDVVMKGVTHGACDYLIKPVRIEALKNIWQHVVRKRKNEWKDLEQSGSVEEGDRQPKQSEDADYSSSVNEGNWKSSKKRKDDEDETEDRDDTSTLKKPRVVWSVELHQQFVAAVNQLGIDKAVPKKILELMNVPGLTRENVASHLQKYRLYLRRLSGVSPHSCNPNNSFMNPQDETFGPLSSVHGLDLQTLTATGQLPAQCLATLQAAVLGRSTAKSSIPMPLVNQRNIFSFENPKLRFGEGQQQHVNNNNKQVNLLHGIPTTMESKQLTSLRRTSQSIGNVSMQVAPHGAQSSQNNSSLIEMGQPLSRVQILNDSTVPLSVGQPIVPNGIAANVSTRNGIPENIRAPGYNLVSQTSSILNFPMNHASELPVDSFSLRSTPGMSDHTSKGAFHEDFNSEIKGSGGFLPTYDVFNDYQYKSQNWELQNAGMILEDSQHSNSLQGNLDLAQSVLVQQGFPSGQINGQNRSVPIVSKAMFSAGDSTEPGNLLNVNHHLNTIRAENTVRVKSGSVADGNPSNLFADHFGQEDLMIALLKQQQGIAPAENEFDFDGYSLDNIPV, encoded by the exons aTGAAAAATTCAAGTGGTGGAAAAGGATCCATGTCGACTGCTAGTTCAATTACTACTTGGAAAGCAGGAGATGTAGTTCCAGTTCCAGATCAGTTCCCTGCTGGTTTGCGTGTGcttgttgttgatgatgatccaacATGTCTCATAATCTTGGAAAAAATGCTAAGAAATTGTTCATATGATG TTACCAAATGCAATCGAGCCGAGACCGCATTATTGAAGCTACGCGAGAACAGAAACGGGTTCGATATCGTTATCAGCGATGTCCATATGCCAGACATGGATGGATTCAAACTTCTCGAGCATATTGGTTTGGAGATGGATCTCCCTGTCATCA TGATGTCGGCGGATGATGGAAAAGATGTTGTCATGAAAGGTGTTACACACGGTGCCTGCGATTACCTAATCAAACCAGTTCGAATTGAGGCACTGAAGAACATATGGCAACATGTGGTTCGGAAGAGGAAGAATGAGTGGAAAGACTTGGAGCAGTCGGGAAGTGTAGAAGAAGGAGATCGGCAGCCAAAACAATCTGAAGACGCAGATTACTCATCCTCGGTTAATGAAGGAAATTGGAAAAGCTCGAAAAAGAGGaaggatgatgaagatgaaacTGAGGATAGAGATGATACATCCACGCTAAAGAAGCCGAGGGTTGTTTGGTCCGTTGAGCTCCATCAACAGTTCGTTGCAGCTGTTAATCAACTAGGCATCGACA AGGCTGTCCCGAAGAAAATTTTGGAGTTGATGAACGTTCCTGGCCTTACCCGAGAAAATGTTGCTAGCCATCTTCAG AAATATCGGTTGTATCTTAGAAGGCTGAGTGGGGTATCACCACACTCATGTAATCCGAATAATTCTTTTATGAACCCCCAAGATGAAACTTTCGGTCCGCTGTCTTCAGTCCATGGGCTCGATCTGCAAACGCTTACTGCCACTGGTCAACTTCCTGCACAATGTCTTGCCACACTCCAAGCAGCTGTGCTCGGTCGGTCAACTGCTAAATCGAGCATACCTATGCCCCTTGTTAATCAAAGAAacatttttagttttgaaaatccAAAGTTGAGATTTGGAGAAGGGCAGCAACAACATgtgaacaataataataagcAAGTAAATTTACTTCATGGAATTCCAACAACAATGGAGTCAAAGCAGCTTACCAGCTTGCGCCGCACCTCACAATCGATAGGAAACGTAAGTATGCAAGTTGCTCCCCACGGTGCACAAAGCAGTCAAAACAACTCATCATTGATCGAGATGGGTCAGCCATTGTCGAGAGTCCAGATACTGAACGATTCAACTGTTCCATTATCTGTGGGGCAGCCTATAGTACCAAATGGAATTGCTGCAAATGTCTCTACACGAAATGGGATTCCAGAAAATATCCGAGCCCCTGGTTATAATCTGGTTTCACAGACCTCTTCGATATTGAATTTCCCCATGAATCATGCTTCCGAACTACCTGTTGATTCTTTCTCCCTCAGAAGTACACCGGGAATGTCTGATCACACATCGAAAGGTGCTTTTCACGAAGATTTTAACTCAGAAATTAAAGGATCAGGGGGATTCTTGCCTACTTACGATGTATTTAATGACTATCAATATAAATCCCAAAATTGGGAGCTACAGAATGCAGGCATGATATTAGAAGACTCTCAGCATTCAAACTCTCTTCAAGGCAACCTTGATCTCGCGCAATCGGTTTTAGTTCAACAAGGATTTCCTTCGGGCCAAATAAATGGACAAAACAGGAGTGTACCCATTGTAAGCAAGGCGATGTTCTCAGCCGGAGATAGTACAGAACCTGGGAATCTGCTAAATGTCAATCATCATCTCAACACAATTCGTGCTGAAAATACGGTTCGGGTCAAGTCCGGGAGTGTTGCAGATGGGAATCCTTCCAATCTATTTGCCGATCACTTCGGACAAGAGGATCTCATGATTGCTCTTCTGAAACAG CAACAAGGCATCGCACCAGCCGAAAACGAGTTCGATTTCGATGGGTATTCCTTGGATAATATCCCAGTGTAG